Proteins from a single region of Electrophorus electricus isolate fEleEle1 chromosome 5, fEleEle1.pri, whole genome shotgun sequence:
- the klhl15 gene encoding kelch-like protein 15 isoform X2 yields the protein MSEGSKRGCVESHRQEQGKHKQRKCDLPLGVSAEPSTGPEEAAKRCLMAGDVEVYLSQVHDGSVSSGFRALYEERLLLDVTLLIEEHHFQAHKALLATQSDYFRVMFTADMRERDQDKIHMKGLTAAGFGHVLRFMYYGSLELSMPTVQEILQAAMYVQLTEAVEFCCSFLLAKICLENCAEVMRLLDDFSVGVEGVQEQLDAFLLENFVPLMARPDFLSYLNLEKLVAYLGSDRLSRFAELELYEAVQAWLRHDRRRWRHTDAVVQNLRFCLMTPTQVFEKVKTSEFYRYSRQLRQEVDQALNYFHSVNEQPLVENKSTRIRSVRPQTAVFRGMIGHSMVNSKILLLHRPKVWWELEGPQVPLRPDCLAIVNNFAFLLGGEELGPDGEFHASSKVYRYDPRQNSWLRMADMSVPRSEFAVGVIGKFIYAVAGRTRDETFYSTERYDIAEDKWEFVDPYPVNKYGHEGTVLNGKLYITGGITSSSTSKQVCVFDPEREGPSEQRPRRTPVLTSCWENKSKMNYARCFHKMISHNGKLYVFGGVCVILRASFESQGCPSTEMYNPETDEWTILASMPIGRSGHGVAVLDKQIMVLGGLCYNGHYSDSILTFDPEENKWKEDEYPRMPCKLDGLQVCSLHFPEYVLEHVRRCS from the exons ATGTCCGAAGGCTCGAAGCGGGGCTGTGTGGAGTCGCATCGCCAAG AGCAAGGGAAGCACAAACAAAGGAAATGTGACCTTCCCCTGGGAGTGTCAGCGGAGCCGTCGACCGGCCCGGAGGAGGCTGCCAAAAG GTGTCTCATGGCGGGGGATGTAGAGGTGTACCTGTCCCAGGTGCATGATGGGAGCGTATCCTCAGGCTTCCGAGCCCTATACGAGGAGCGCCTTCTGCTAGATGTGACGCTCCTCATTGAGGAGCACCACTTCCAAGCGCACAAGGCACTGCTGGCCACGCAGAGCGACTACTTCCGGGTCATGTTCACTGCCGACATGCGGGAGCGGGACCAGGACAAGATCCACATGAAGGGCCTGACGGCGGCCGGCTTTGGCCACGTCCTGCGCTTCATGTACTACGGCTCTCTGGAGCTCAGCATGCCCACGGTGCAGGAGATCCTGCAGGCGGCGATGTACGTGCAGCTCACGGAGGCCGTGGAATTCTGTTGCTCTTTCCTGCTGGCCAAGATCTGCCTGGAGAACTGCGCTGAGGTCATGCGGCTGCTGGATGACTTCAGCGTGGGCGTGGAGGGCGTCCAGGAGCAGCTGGACGCCTTCCTGCTGGAGAACTTCGTGCCGCTGATGGCGCGGCCGGACTTCCTGTCCTACCTGAACCTGGAGAAGCTGGTGGCGTACCTGGGCAGCGACCGGCTGAGCCGCTTCGCTGAGCTGGAGCTCTATGAGGCTGTGCAGGCCTGGCTCCGGCACGACCGTCGCCGCTGGCGGCACACAGACGCTGTGGTGCAGAACCTCCGCTTCTGTCTCATGACGCCCACGCAGGTGTTCGAGAAG GTGAAGACGTCCGAGTTTTACCGCTACTCCCGCCAGCTGAGGCAGGAGGTGGACCAGGCGCTGAACTACTTCCACTCAGTGAATGAGCAGCCGCTGGTGGAGAACAAGTCCACGCGCATCCGCTCGGTTCGCCCGCAGACGGCCGTGTTCCGGGGCATGATTGGCCACAGCATGGTGAACAGCAAgatcctcctcctccaccggCCCAAGGTGTGGTGGGAGCTGGAGGGCCCGCAGGTGCCCCTTCGCCCCGACTGCTTGGCTATCGTCAACAACTTCGCTTTCCTGTTGGGCGGCGAGGAGCTGGGCCCAGACGGGGAGTTCCACGCCTCGTCCAAGGTCTACCGCTACGACCCCAGACAGAACTCCTGGCTCCGTATGGCGGACATGTCCGTGCCGCGCTCCGAGTTCGCCGTCGGCGTCATCGGGAAGTTCATCTATGCGGTGGCGGGCCGCACGAGGGACGAGACGTTTTACTCCACGGAGCGGTACGACATCGCCGAAGACAAGTGGGAGTTCGTGGACCCGTACCCGGTCAACAAGTACGGGCACGAGGGCACGGTGCTGAACGGCAAGCTCTACATCACCGGCGGCATCACTTCCTCTTCCACCTCCAAGCAGGTGTGCGTGTTCGACCCGGAGCGGGAGGGGCCGTCGGAGCAGCGCCCGCGCCGGACGCCCGTGCTCACCAGCTGCTGGGAGAACAAGTCCAAGATGAACTACGCTCGCTGCTTCCACAAGATGATCTCTCACAACGGGAAGCTGTACGTCTTCGGCGGGGTGTGCGTGATCCTGCGCGCCTCCTTCGAGTCGCAGGGCTGCCCGTCCACGGAGATGTACAACCCCGAAACGGACGAGTGGACCATCCTAGCCTCCATGCCCATCGGGCGCAGCGGCCACGGCGTGGCTGTGCTGGACAAACAGATCATGGTGCTGGGGGGCTTGTGTTACAACGGACATTACAGCGACTCTATCCTCACCTTTGACCCTGAGGAGAACAAGTGGAAGGAGGACGAGTATCCCAGGATGCCTTGCAAACTGGACGGGCTGCAGGTGTGCAGTCTGCACTTCCCAGAGTACGTTCTGGAACACGTCAGACGCTGCAGCTGA
- the klhl15 gene encoding kelch-like protein 15 isoform X1 encodes MSEGSKRGCVESHRQVKCASNTPEQGKHKQRKCDLPLGVSAEPSTGPEEAAKRCLMAGDVEVYLSQVHDGSVSSGFRALYEERLLLDVTLLIEEHHFQAHKALLATQSDYFRVMFTADMRERDQDKIHMKGLTAAGFGHVLRFMYYGSLELSMPTVQEILQAAMYVQLTEAVEFCCSFLLAKICLENCAEVMRLLDDFSVGVEGVQEQLDAFLLENFVPLMARPDFLSYLNLEKLVAYLGSDRLSRFAELELYEAVQAWLRHDRRRWRHTDAVVQNLRFCLMTPTQVFEKVKTSEFYRYSRQLRQEVDQALNYFHSVNEQPLVENKSTRIRSVRPQTAVFRGMIGHSMVNSKILLLHRPKVWWELEGPQVPLRPDCLAIVNNFAFLLGGEELGPDGEFHASSKVYRYDPRQNSWLRMADMSVPRSEFAVGVIGKFIYAVAGRTRDETFYSTERYDIAEDKWEFVDPYPVNKYGHEGTVLNGKLYITGGITSSSTSKQVCVFDPEREGPSEQRPRRTPVLTSCWENKSKMNYARCFHKMISHNGKLYVFGGVCVILRASFESQGCPSTEMYNPETDEWTILASMPIGRSGHGVAVLDKQIMVLGGLCYNGHYSDSILTFDPEENKWKEDEYPRMPCKLDGLQVCSLHFPEYVLEHVRRCS; translated from the exons ATGTCCGAAGGCTCGAAGCGGGGCTGTGTGGAGTCGCATCGCCAAG TAAAATGTGCTTCTAACACACCAGAGCAAGGGAAGCACAAACAAAGGAAATGTGACCTTCCCCTGGGAGTGTCAGCGGAGCCGTCGACCGGCCCGGAGGAGGCTGCCAAAAG GTGTCTCATGGCGGGGGATGTAGAGGTGTACCTGTCCCAGGTGCATGATGGGAGCGTATCCTCAGGCTTCCGAGCCCTATACGAGGAGCGCCTTCTGCTAGATGTGACGCTCCTCATTGAGGAGCACCACTTCCAAGCGCACAAGGCACTGCTGGCCACGCAGAGCGACTACTTCCGGGTCATGTTCACTGCCGACATGCGGGAGCGGGACCAGGACAAGATCCACATGAAGGGCCTGACGGCGGCCGGCTTTGGCCACGTCCTGCGCTTCATGTACTACGGCTCTCTGGAGCTCAGCATGCCCACGGTGCAGGAGATCCTGCAGGCGGCGATGTACGTGCAGCTCACGGAGGCCGTGGAATTCTGTTGCTCTTTCCTGCTGGCCAAGATCTGCCTGGAGAACTGCGCTGAGGTCATGCGGCTGCTGGATGACTTCAGCGTGGGCGTGGAGGGCGTCCAGGAGCAGCTGGACGCCTTCCTGCTGGAGAACTTCGTGCCGCTGATGGCGCGGCCGGACTTCCTGTCCTACCTGAACCTGGAGAAGCTGGTGGCGTACCTGGGCAGCGACCGGCTGAGCCGCTTCGCTGAGCTGGAGCTCTATGAGGCTGTGCAGGCCTGGCTCCGGCACGACCGTCGCCGCTGGCGGCACACAGACGCTGTGGTGCAGAACCTCCGCTTCTGTCTCATGACGCCCACGCAGGTGTTCGAGAAG GTGAAGACGTCCGAGTTTTACCGCTACTCCCGCCAGCTGAGGCAGGAGGTGGACCAGGCGCTGAACTACTTCCACTCAGTGAATGAGCAGCCGCTGGTGGAGAACAAGTCCACGCGCATCCGCTCGGTTCGCCCGCAGACGGCCGTGTTCCGGGGCATGATTGGCCACAGCATGGTGAACAGCAAgatcctcctcctccaccggCCCAAGGTGTGGTGGGAGCTGGAGGGCCCGCAGGTGCCCCTTCGCCCCGACTGCTTGGCTATCGTCAACAACTTCGCTTTCCTGTTGGGCGGCGAGGAGCTGGGCCCAGACGGGGAGTTCCACGCCTCGTCCAAGGTCTACCGCTACGACCCCAGACAGAACTCCTGGCTCCGTATGGCGGACATGTCCGTGCCGCGCTCCGAGTTCGCCGTCGGCGTCATCGGGAAGTTCATCTATGCGGTGGCGGGCCGCACGAGGGACGAGACGTTTTACTCCACGGAGCGGTACGACATCGCCGAAGACAAGTGGGAGTTCGTGGACCCGTACCCGGTCAACAAGTACGGGCACGAGGGCACGGTGCTGAACGGCAAGCTCTACATCACCGGCGGCATCACTTCCTCTTCCACCTCCAAGCAGGTGTGCGTGTTCGACCCGGAGCGGGAGGGGCCGTCGGAGCAGCGCCCGCGCCGGACGCCCGTGCTCACCAGCTGCTGGGAGAACAAGTCCAAGATGAACTACGCTCGCTGCTTCCACAAGATGATCTCTCACAACGGGAAGCTGTACGTCTTCGGCGGGGTGTGCGTGATCCTGCGCGCCTCCTTCGAGTCGCAGGGCTGCCCGTCCACGGAGATGTACAACCCCGAAACGGACGAGTGGACCATCCTAGCCTCCATGCCCATCGGGCGCAGCGGCCACGGCGTGGCTGTGCTGGACAAACAGATCATGGTGCTGGGGGGCTTGTGTTACAACGGACATTACAGCGACTCTATCCTCACCTTTGACCCTGAGGAGAACAAGTGGAAGGAGGACGAGTATCCCAGGATGCCTTGCAAACTGGACGGGCTGCAGGTGTGCAGTCTGCACTTCCCAGAGTACGTTCTGGAACACGTCAGACGCTGCAGCTGA
- the klhl15 gene encoding kelch-like protein 15 isoform X3, whose product MFAFGLCDLCGAAELHVRRLEAGLCGVASPRCLMAGDVEVYLSQVHDGSVSSGFRALYEERLLLDVTLLIEEHHFQAHKALLATQSDYFRVMFTADMRERDQDKIHMKGLTAAGFGHVLRFMYYGSLELSMPTVQEILQAAMYVQLTEAVEFCCSFLLAKICLENCAEVMRLLDDFSVGVEGVQEQLDAFLLENFVPLMARPDFLSYLNLEKLVAYLGSDRLSRFAELELYEAVQAWLRHDRRRWRHTDAVVQNLRFCLMTPTQVFEKVKTSEFYRYSRQLRQEVDQALNYFHSVNEQPLVENKSTRIRSVRPQTAVFRGMIGHSMVNSKILLLHRPKVWWELEGPQVPLRPDCLAIVNNFAFLLGGEELGPDGEFHASSKVYRYDPRQNSWLRMADMSVPRSEFAVGVIGKFIYAVAGRTRDETFYSTERYDIAEDKWEFVDPYPVNKYGHEGTVLNGKLYITGGITSSSTSKQVCVFDPEREGPSEQRPRRTPVLTSCWENKSKMNYARCFHKMISHNGKLYVFGGVCVILRASFESQGCPSTEMYNPETDEWTILASMPIGRSGHGVAVLDKQIMVLGGLCYNGHYSDSILTFDPEENKWKEDEYPRMPCKLDGLQVCSLHFPEYVLEHVRRCS is encoded by the exons ATGTTCGCCTTCGGTCTGTGTGATCTGTGCGGAGCAGCGGAGCTCCATGTCCGAAGGCTCGAAGCGGGGCTGTGTGGAGTCGCATCGCCAAG GTGTCTCATGGCGGGGGATGTAGAGGTGTACCTGTCCCAGGTGCATGATGGGAGCGTATCCTCAGGCTTCCGAGCCCTATACGAGGAGCGCCTTCTGCTAGATGTGACGCTCCTCATTGAGGAGCACCACTTCCAAGCGCACAAGGCACTGCTGGCCACGCAGAGCGACTACTTCCGGGTCATGTTCACTGCCGACATGCGGGAGCGGGACCAGGACAAGATCCACATGAAGGGCCTGACGGCGGCCGGCTTTGGCCACGTCCTGCGCTTCATGTACTACGGCTCTCTGGAGCTCAGCATGCCCACGGTGCAGGAGATCCTGCAGGCGGCGATGTACGTGCAGCTCACGGAGGCCGTGGAATTCTGTTGCTCTTTCCTGCTGGCCAAGATCTGCCTGGAGAACTGCGCTGAGGTCATGCGGCTGCTGGATGACTTCAGCGTGGGCGTGGAGGGCGTCCAGGAGCAGCTGGACGCCTTCCTGCTGGAGAACTTCGTGCCGCTGATGGCGCGGCCGGACTTCCTGTCCTACCTGAACCTGGAGAAGCTGGTGGCGTACCTGGGCAGCGACCGGCTGAGCCGCTTCGCTGAGCTGGAGCTCTATGAGGCTGTGCAGGCCTGGCTCCGGCACGACCGTCGCCGCTGGCGGCACACAGACGCTGTGGTGCAGAACCTCCGCTTCTGTCTCATGACGCCCACGCAGGTGTTCGAGAAG GTGAAGACGTCCGAGTTTTACCGCTACTCCCGCCAGCTGAGGCAGGAGGTGGACCAGGCGCTGAACTACTTCCACTCAGTGAATGAGCAGCCGCTGGTGGAGAACAAGTCCACGCGCATCCGCTCGGTTCGCCCGCAGACGGCCGTGTTCCGGGGCATGATTGGCCACAGCATGGTGAACAGCAAgatcctcctcctccaccggCCCAAGGTGTGGTGGGAGCTGGAGGGCCCGCAGGTGCCCCTTCGCCCCGACTGCTTGGCTATCGTCAACAACTTCGCTTTCCTGTTGGGCGGCGAGGAGCTGGGCCCAGACGGGGAGTTCCACGCCTCGTCCAAGGTCTACCGCTACGACCCCAGACAGAACTCCTGGCTCCGTATGGCGGACATGTCCGTGCCGCGCTCCGAGTTCGCCGTCGGCGTCATCGGGAAGTTCATCTATGCGGTGGCGGGCCGCACGAGGGACGAGACGTTTTACTCCACGGAGCGGTACGACATCGCCGAAGACAAGTGGGAGTTCGTGGACCCGTACCCGGTCAACAAGTACGGGCACGAGGGCACGGTGCTGAACGGCAAGCTCTACATCACCGGCGGCATCACTTCCTCTTCCACCTCCAAGCAGGTGTGCGTGTTCGACCCGGAGCGGGAGGGGCCGTCGGAGCAGCGCCCGCGCCGGACGCCCGTGCTCACCAGCTGCTGGGAGAACAAGTCCAAGATGAACTACGCTCGCTGCTTCCACAAGATGATCTCTCACAACGGGAAGCTGTACGTCTTCGGCGGGGTGTGCGTGATCCTGCGCGCCTCCTTCGAGTCGCAGGGCTGCCCGTCCACGGAGATGTACAACCCCGAAACGGACGAGTGGACCATCCTAGCCTCCATGCCCATCGGGCGCAGCGGCCACGGCGTGGCTGTGCTGGACAAACAGATCATGGTGCTGGGGGGCTTGTGTTACAACGGACATTACAGCGACTCTATCCTCACCTTTGACCCTGAGGAGAACAAGTGGAAGGAGGACGAGTATCCCAGGATGCCTTGCAAACTGGACGGGCTGCAGGTGTGCAGTCTGCACTTCCCAGAGTACGTTCTGGAACACGTCAGACGCTGCAGCTGA
- the klhl15 gene encoding kelch-like protein 15 isoform X4, with the protein MPVANQRCLMAGDVEVYLSQVHDGSVSSGFRALYEERLLLDVTLLIEEHHFQAHKALLATQSDYFRVMFTADMRERDQDKIHMKGLTAAGFGHVLRFMYYGSLELSMPTVQEILQAAMYVQLTEAVEFCCSFLLAKICLENCAEVMRLLDDFSVGVEGVQEQLDAFLLENFVPLMARPDFLSYLNLEKLVAYLGSDRLSRFAELELYEAVQAWLRHDRRRWRHTDAVVQNLRFCLMTPTQVFEKVKTSEFYRYSRQLRQEVDQALNYFHSVNEQPLVENKSTRIRSVRPQTAVFRGMIGHSMVNSKILLLHRPKVWWELEGPQVPLRPDCLAIVNNFAFLLGGEELGPDGEFHASSKVYRYDPRQNSWLRMADMSVPRSEFAVGVIGKFIYAVAGRTRDETFYSTERYDIAEDKWEFVDPYPVNKYGHEGTVLNGKLYITGGITSSSTSKQVCVFDPEREGPSEQRPRRTPVLTSCWENKSKMNYARCFHKMISHNGKLYVFGGVCVILRASFESQGCPSTEMYNPETDEWTILASMPIGRSGHGVAVLDKQIMVLGGLCYNGHYSDSILTFDPEENKWKEDEYPRMPCKLDGLQVCSLHFPEYVLEHVRRCS; encoded by the exons ATGCCCGTGGCCAATCAGAG GTGTCTCATGGCGGGGGATGTAGAGGTGTACCTGTCCCAGGTGCATGATGGGAGCGTATCCTCAGGCTTCCGAGCCCTATACGAGGAGCGCCTTCTGCTAGATGTGACGCTCCTCATTGAGGAGCACCACTTCCAAGCGCACAAGGCACTGCTGGCCACGCAGAGCGACTACTTCCGGGTCATGTTCACTGCCGACATGCGGGAGCGGGACCAGGACAAGATCCACATGAAGGGCCTGACGGCGGCCGGCTTTGGCCACGTCCTGCGCTTCATGTACTACGGCTCTCTGGAGCTCAGCATGCCCACGGTGCAGGAGATCCTGCAGGCGGCGATGTACGTGCAGCTCACGGAGGCCGTGGAATTCTGTTGCTCTTTCCTGCTGGCCAAGATCTGCCTGGAGAACTGCGCTGAGGTCATGCGGCTGCTGGATGACTTCAGCGTGGGCGTGGAGGGCGTCCAGGAGCAGCTGGACGCCTTCCTGCTGGAGAACTTCGTGCCGCTGATGGCGCGGCCGGACTTCCTGTCCTACCTGAACCTGGAGAAGCTGGTGGCGTACCTGGGCAGCGACCGGCTGAGCCGCTTCGCTGAGCTGGAGCTCTATGAGGCTGTGCAGGCCTGGCTCCGGCACGACCGTCGCCGCTGGCGGCACACAGACGCTGTGGTGCAGAACCTCCGCTTCTGTCTCATGACGCCCACGCAGGTGTTCGAGAAG GTGAAGACGTCCGAGTTTTACCGCTACTCCCGCCAGCTGAGGCAGGAGGTGGACCAGGCGCTGAACTACTTCCACTCAGTGAATGAGCAGCCGCTGGTGGAGAACAAGTCCACGCGCATCCGCTCGGTTCGCCCGCAGACGGCCGTGTTCCGGGGCATGATTGGCCACAGCATGGTGAACAGCAAgatcctcctcctccaccggCCCAAGGTGTGGTGGGAGCTGGAGGGCCCGCAGGTGCCCCTTCGCCCCGACTGCTTGGCTATCGTCAACAACTTCGCTTTCCTGTTGGGCGGCGAGGAGCTGGGCCCAGACGGGGAGTTCCACGCCTCGTCCAAGGTCTACCGCTACGACCCCAGACAGAACTCCTGGCTCCGTATGGCGGACATGTCCGTGCCGCGCTCCGAGTTCGCCGTCGGCGTCATCGGGAAGTTCATCTATGCGGTGGCGGGCCGCACGAGGGACGAGACGTTTTACTCCACGGAGCGGTACGACATCGCCGAAGACAAGTGGGAGTTCGTGGACCCGTACCCGGTCAACAAGTACGGGCACGAGGGCACGGTGCTGAACGGCAAGCTCTACATCACCGGCGGCATCACTTCCTCTTCCACCTCCAAGCAGGTGTGCGTGTTCGACCCGGAGCGGGAGGGGCCGTCGGAGCAGCGCCCGCGCCGGACGCCCGTGCTCACCAGCTGCTGGGAGAACAAGTCCAAGATGAACTACGCTCGCTGCTTCCACAAGATGATCTCTCACAACGGGAAGCTGTACGTCTTCGGCGGGGTGTGCGTGATCCTGCGCGCCTCCTTCGAGTCGCAGGGCTGCCCGTCCACGGAGATGTACAACCCCGAAACGGACGAGTGGACCATCCTAGCCTCCATGCCCATCGGGCGCAGCGGCCACGGCGTGGCTGTGCTGGACAAACAGATCATGGTGCTGGGGGGCTTGTGTTACAACGGACATTACAGCGACTCTATCCTCACCTTTGACCCTGAGGAGAACAAGTGGAAGGAGGACGAGTATCCCAGGATGCCTTGCAAACTGGACGGGCTGCAGGTGTGCAGTCTGCACTTCCCAGAGTACGTTCTGGAACACGTCAGACGCTGCAGCTGA